From the Theobroma cacao cultivar B97-61/B2 chromosome 2, Criollo_cocoa_genome_V2, whole genome shotgun sequence genome, one window contains:
- the LOC18609906 gene encoding uncharacterized protein LOC18609906 encodes MTEKPPPKPVTLQDWESLVEDFQHGGARREKWSSLSPSLAELALSSIVKKEFPVKIPLVIFLDEFSHLLFPPNSLSLLLDRLVETLRTIVQSPIDGVHITYALKEQMMVSATSILISTNSVETVEVRLTEAVVELLLAVINRPNHGSDRHARAIACECLRELENSYPCLLSDIAGHLWSLCQSERTHASQSYILLFTTVIYSIVNRKLSISILNTSVPLIPFNLPQWILGSEKEGLGLNFKELRRAMAFLLEWPQVFTPCGMMVFMGMVMPLAVALDLQPSMLKVQFFGMIYSFDPVLCHVVLILYSRFAEAFSEQEREIVRRLLLVSLEMQHYLVFRLLSVHWLMGLLNGLMLNGGNVENKKSIVEMGFMFYPSVFDPLSLKALKLDLLAFCSVCIDSLKPQSVSDMIIGDGNSVVKLFQDGLVSVSAFKWLPPWSTETVVAFRTLHKFLIGASSHFDADPSTTTVLMESAIFNFLKGMLVDMILEFQRLVPVIVAFVDRLLGCQKHHWLGERLLQTVDENLHPRVIIDYRLVSYFLIFDRIAENQTIPPRRLLDLLTKFMAFLVEKHGPDTGGKSWSQGSKVLGICRTMLIHHQSSRLFLGLSRLLAFTCLYFPDLEVRDHARIYLRMLICVPGVKLRGMLNLGEQLLGVSSSPHSGSFFSVPSPRHYQDLKKSRNISSYIHLERMIPLLVKQSWSLSLLPLGFGSNKNDFSGGIRDSEASTDERELDANIQLQTISEDERMDKQQVPLYVMDSKVSEILGILRRHFSCIPDFRHMPGLKVKIPCNLRFDSEHFNHVWGGESPKSGLHGVDASPAIYATVLKFSSPAPYGSIPSCHIPFLLGQPPVGDYFPGETASLDVVATHNGSGEEEIYKAPVIIELEPREPTPGLVDVFIETNGEDGQIISGQLQSITVGIEDLFLKAIAPPDILEDVLPDYYTDLFNALWDACGTTSNTGREAFPLKGGKGVAAVNGTRSVKLLEIPAVSLIRATEHYLAPFVVSVSGEHLVNMVKDGGIIRDIVWKDEAFGLLLDATTSVAELDRTPLHLTFTGNEDERESQLNISKRSMGCVHILVFLPPMFHLLFQMEVSDVSTLVRIRTDHWPCLAYIDDYLEALFLS; translated from the exons ATGACAGAAAAACCACCGCCAAAGCCAGTGACACTTCAGGACTGGGAATCCTTAGTGGAAGACTTCCAACACGGCGGTGCTCGTCGCGAGAAATGGAGTTCCCTTTCCCCGTCACTCGCCGAACTGGCCCTTTCTTCCATCGTCAAAAAGGAATTTCCTGTCAAAATCCCCCTCGTAATCTTCCTCGACGAATTCTCCCACCTCTTGTTCCCCCCAAATTCCCTCTCCCTCCTTTTGGACCGTCTGGTCGAAACCCTCCGCACCATCGTCCAATCCCCAATCGACGGCGTCCACATCACCTACGCTTTGAAAGAACAAATGATGGTTTCAGCGACCTCAATTTTGATCTCAACGAATTCCGTCGAAACCGTTGAGGTTCGGTTAACGGAAGCCGTGGTGGAACTTTTGCTGGCGGTTATCAACCGGCCGAACCATGGATCGGACCGCCACGCGCGTGCCATTGCCTGTGAATGTTTACGCGAATTAGAAAATTCTTACCCTTGTTTGCTCTCCGATATCGCTGGTCATTTGTGGAGTTTATGCCAAAGCGAGCGAACTCACGCTTCGCAGAGTTACATTTTGTTGTTTACCACAGTAATTTATAGTATTGTGAATCGAAAGTTGAGTATTTCTATTTTGAATACTTCTGTTCCTTTAATACCATTTAATTTACCGCAATGGATTTTAGGATCGGAAAAGGAAGGGTTAGGGTTGAATTTTAAGGAATTGAGAAGAGCCATGGCGTTTTTATTGGAATGGCCGCAGGTTTTTACTCCTTGTGGAATGATGGTTTTCATGGGAATGGTAATGCCACTTGCTGTAGCTTTGGATTTGCAGCCTTCTATGCTGAAAGTTCAGTTTTTCGGGATGATTTATTCTTTTGATCCTGTATTGTGTCATgttgttttgattttgtatTCTCGTTTTGCTGAGGCGTTCAGTGAACAGGAGAGAGAGATTGTGAGAAGACTTCTGTTGGTTTCGTTGGAAATGCAGCATTATTTGGTGTTTCGCTTGCTTTCAGTGCATTGGTTGATGGGTTTATTGAATGGATTGATGTTGAATGGAGGAAATGTGGAGAATAAGAAGTCGATTGTTGAGATGGGTTTCATGTTTTATCCGAGTGTGTTCGATCCACTTTCCTTGAAAGCTTTGAAGCTTGATTTACTTGCTTTTTGTTCTGTTTGTATTGACTCATTGAAACCTCAGAGTGTGTCGGATATGATTATTGGGGACGGGAATTCAGTGGTGAAACTGTTTCAAGATGGTCTAGTATCTGTTTCAGCTTTCAAGTGGTTGCCTCCTTGGAGCACGGAAACTGTAGTGGCGTTCCGCACCTTACATAAGTTTTTGATAGGTGCCTCATCTCATTTTGATGCTGATCCTTCAACCACTACTGTACTCATGGAATCTGCCatctttaattttctaaag GGGATGCTGGTTGACATGATACTGGAGTTTCAGAGGTTGGTCCCTGTCATTGTTGCTTTTGTTGACCGTTTGTTGGGCTGCCAAAAGCATCATTGGTTGGGAGAGCGCCTGCTTCAAACAGTCGATGAGAATCTGCATCCAAGAGTCATAATTGATTATAGACTAGTTTCGTACTTTCTAATATTCGACAGAATTGCTGAAAATCAAACAATACCTCCTCGTAGGTTGTTAGACCTGCTAACCAAGTTCATGGCTTTCCTTGTTGAGAAACATGGCCCAGATACTGGTGGGAAATCTTGGTCTCAGGGTAGTAAGGTTCTTGGCATTTGCAGAACCATGCTGATTCACCATCAGAGCTCTAGATTGTTCCTCGGATTATCTCGTCTCCTTGCATTCACCTGCCTTTACTTCCCTGATTTAGAGGTCCGTGACCATGCAAG GATCTACCTGAGGATGCTGATTTGTGTACCTGGAGTGAAGCTTAGAGGCATGCTAAACCTTGGAGAGCAACTCCTTGGTGTTTCCTCCTCACCTCATTCTGGTTCATTTTTCAGCGTGCCATCTCCTCGACATTATCAGGATCTCAAGAAATCTAGAAACATCTCATCCTATATCCATCTTGAGCGGATGATACCACTACTTGTCAAACAGTCTTGGTCATTGTCTCTATTACCTTTAGGTTTTGGGAGtaacaaaaatgatttttctgGTGGTATCAGGGATAGTGAAGCCTCAACAGATGAAAGAGAGCTTGATGCCAATATTCAACTTCAGACTATATCAGAAGATGAGAGAATGGATAAACAACAGGTTCCACTGTATGTGATGGATTCAAAAGTTTCAGAGATTTTAGGAATATTGAGGAGACATTTCTCATGCATTCCTGATTTTAGACATATGCCGGGGCTTAAGGTCAAAATTCCATGCAATTTGAGATTTGATTCAGAGCATTTCAATCATGTATGGGGAGGTGAGTCCCCAAAAAGTGGGTTACATGGAGTAGATGCCTCCCCTGCCATATATGCaactgtgttgaaattttcatCACCAGCACCATATGGGTCTATTCCATCATGTCACATACCTTTTCTTCTTGGTCAACCTCCTGTGGGTGATTATTTCCCTGGTGAAACTGCTTCATTAGACGTCGTTGCTACACACAATGGTTCTGGTGAAGAAGAAATCTATAAAGCTCCTGTGATAATTGAACTGGAACCACGGGAGCCAACACCTGGTCTGGTTGATGTTTTCATTGAAACAAATGGGGAAGATGGTCAGATCATCTCTGGTCAGCTGCAGAGTATTACTGTAGGCATTGAAGACTTGTTTCTCAAGGCTATTGCCCCACCAGACATCCTAGAAGATGTATTACCTGATTATTACACAGACTTGTTCAATGCTTTGTGGGATGCTTGTGGTACTACTTCCAACACTGGGCGGGAGGCTTTCCCCCTGAAGGGAGGCAAGGGGGTTGCAGCAGTCAATGGAACCCGATCAGTGAAGCTGCTTGAGATTCCTGCAGTCTCTTTAATTCGTGCTACTGAGCATTATCTGGCACCATTTGTTGTAAGTGTGAGTGGCGAGCATCTTGTTAACATGGTAAAGGATGGAGGAATTATCAGGGACATTGTATGGAAGGATGAGGCCTTTGGTCTTTTGCTTGATGCCACCACCTCAGTTGCTGAATTAGACAGAACGCCCCTCCATCTTACTTTCACTGGAAATGAAGACGAGAGGGAAAGTCAGTTGAATATCAGCAAAAGAAGTATGGGTTGCGTTCACATATTGGTATTCCTTCCCCCTATGTTCCATCTCCTGTTCCAAATGGAAGTAAGTGATGTTTCAACTTTAGTTCGGATTAGAACTGATCACTGGCCATGCTTAGCTTACATTGATGATTATTTGGAGGCATTATTTCTGTCATAG
- the LOC18609905 gene encoding transcription factor bHLH111, translating into MAEECTASSAITSSPAPHTWWDILHPANSLSSWTSSTTNSPTTTSTSWHQHHQNPTSNSSNNCDQDDVSISTSLTNASNHSGLTVESSGRQLVDQPVPSSTNDFIGEHASDNHLWSQVLSSVGSNLRNSQDVGENLFEAISSKSSSAGIFEPACDYLKKIDNNWEFPNPSSVFNNFVKNLNGYTTDDNQSSIESERLTKLSNLVSNWSIAPPDPEVTRQFNPKSCDQIPLTSSVENYTQPAFGGMATIKNPVFLSCYGHHHDVKMEAEGLDVEAPTSHFRRAFKGNNSNGYHHNSLINNSSMEADNFYGSSMSHSPFTSTMTYSRLSKPLIDIHASKPCFRPLNNLSDCKKQGIQAATNSLQTRTRNGRTQGITNEAKKKRGEEISYDTVLKKPKHETSTASSVKMHAPKVKLGDRITALQQIVSPFGKTDTASVLLEAIGYINFLQEQVQLLSNPYMKPNSHKDPWGSLDRKDQKGDLKVDLRSRGLCLVPISCTPQVYHENAGSDYWTPTYRGCLYS; encoded by the exons ATGGCTGAGGAGTGCACTGCTAGCTCTGCTATAACCTCTTCTCCTGCACCTCACACCTGGTGGGATATTCTCCACCCTGCAAACTCTCTTTCCTCATGGACTAGTAGCACTACTAACAGTCCTACTACTACTTCTACCTCTTGGCACCAGCATCATCAAAACCCTACTTCCAACTCTTCTAATAATTGTGATCAGGATGATGTTTCAATCTCTACTTCCTTGACTAATGCTTCCAACCATTCAGGGCTAACAGTTGAGTCGTCCGGCCGCCAGCTTGTTGATCAACCTGTTCCTTCGTCGACCAATGACTTTATTGGAGAACATGCTTCGGATAATCATCTTTGGAGCCAGGTTTTATC AAGTGTTGGAAGCAACTTGCGCAACAGTCAAGATGTTGGAGAGAACTTGTTTGAGGCAATATCGTCAAAGAGCAGCTCAGCTGGAATCTTTGAACCTGCATGTGACTACTTGAAGAAAATAGATAACAACTGGGAATTCCCAAATCCCTCATCAGTTTTCaacaattttgtcaaaaatttaaatggaTACACGACTGATGATAACCAGAGCTCAATTGAAAGCGAAAGGTTAACCAAGTTGTCCAACTTGGTCAGCAACTGGTCCATTGCGCCACCAGACCCTGAAGTCACTCGCCAGTTCAATCCAAAATCTTGTGATCAGATCCCTTTGACTTCTTCAGTGGAAAACTACACACAGCCTGCGTTTGGTGGAATGGCAACAATCAAAAACCCAGTTTTCTTATCATGTTATGGTCATCATCATGATGTAAAAATGGAGGCCGAAGGTCTTGATGTGGAAGCTCCAACTTCCCATTTTCGAAGGGCTTTCAAGGGTAATAATAGCAATGGATATCATCATAATAGTCTTATCAACAATTCATCGATGGAAGCTGACAACTTCTATGGATCATCAATGTCTCATTCTCCATTCACAAGTACCATGACTTATAGCCGATTAAGCAAGCCTTTGATTGACATTCATGCATCAAAGCCCTGTTTTAGGCCCTTGAATAATTTATCAGATTGCAAGAAACAAGGGATCCAAGCTGCAACTAATTCTCTGCAG ACAAGAACCAGAAATGGAAGAACACAAGGGATTACAAATGaggcaaagaagaaaagaggtgAAGAAATCTCGTATGACACGGTGTTGAAAAAGCCTAAGCATGAAACTTCCACAGCTTCATCTGTAAAG ATGCACGCCCCAAAAGTCAAGCTTGGAGACAGGATCACAGCACTTCAACAAATTGTGTCGCCATTTGGAAAG ACTGATACGGCCTCTGTGCTACTCGAAGCAATTGgatacataaattttttacaagAGCAAGTGCAG TTATTGAGTAATCCTTACATGAAGCCCAATTCTCATAAG GATCCATGGGGAAGCTTGGATAGGAAAGATCAGAAAGGAGATTTGAAGGTTGATCTAAGGAGCAGAGGTCTATGTTTAGTTCCAATATCTTGTACCCCACAAGTTTACCATGAAAACGCTGGTTCAGATTACTGGACCCCAACATATAGAGGATGTTTGTATAG TTAA
- the LOC18609904 gene encoding uncharacterized protein LOC18609904 isoform X1 encodes MDYERIQKPQGGGGFSPAKLRTMLLGVEKKRKQEEEEQEEVESSIDLRSQLSHLDDTGGSGSDSCKDVDVVSVLPECSTLTTADSMAAVQNGSERRLKDHSLGNTRNRFIEDHPGLDYDSGHDNMSVSSSSVFEFQKTERAQQRVPIGPFSKPAPSKWDDAQKWIASPTANRPKTGQGGQGVGSRKGGNFGYGRQSSTKVVVEVSDQKMVALEEPDTKRIDMNHAKKDNGLQKFVNWESNPYPIVDTYGKPVLMFENSVAESAISLSQHDSSMSIHSATTFIPPPSTARSVSMRDMGTEMTPIASQEPSRTGTPVRSTTPIRSPNSSRPSTPSRAVPVSSPANPPYDHLDLKMELSEKELQMKTRREIMVLGAQLGKTNIAAWASKEEEDKDASTSLKTVTPEQPAKSVIETRAAAWEEAEKAKYMARFKREEMKIQAWENHQKAKTEAEMRKIEVEVERMRGRAHDKLMNKLAAARHKAEEKRAAAEAKRNQQAAKTEQQAEYIRRTGRIPYSFPCWNWCS; translated from the exons ATGGATTACGAAAGAATACAAAAGCCTCAG GGAGGAGGTGGATTTTCCCCTGCCAAGCTAAGGACTATGCTGTTAGGagtagagaagaaaagaaaacaagaagaagaagaacaagaagaagTTGAATCTTCTATAGATTTAAGATCTCAACTTTCTCACCTTGATGATACAG GGGGAAGTGGTTCAGATAGTTGCAAAGATGTAGATGTGGTGAGTGTGCTTCCAGAATGTTCGACTTTGACGACAGCTGATTCGATGGCTGCTGTCCAGAATGGTAGTGAACGGAGGTTAAAGGATCATTCTTTAGGCAATACTCGAAACCGCTTCATTGAGGATCATCCTGGTTTAGATTATGATAGTGGACATGACAATATGAGTGTGTCCTCCTCGTCCGTCTTTGAGTTTCAGAAGACTGAACGGGCACAACAAAGAGTTCCCATTGGGCCGTTTTCGAAACCGGCACCTTCTAAATGGGATGATGCTCAGAAATGGATAGCTAGCCCTACTGCGAATCGGCCAAAGACAGGGCAGGGTGGACAAGGGGTGGGATCAAGAAAAGGTGGTAACTTTGGTTATGGGAGACAATCATCCACTAAGGTGGTTGTTGAAGTTTCTGATCAAAAGATGGTTGCTCTTGAAGAACCGGATACAAAACGGATTGATATGAATCATGCTAAGAAGGATAACGGGTTGCAGAAGTTTGTAAATTGGGAGAGTAATCCATACCCAATCGTGGATACATATGGGAAGCCCGTATTGATGTTTGAAAACTCTGTTGCAGAGTCAGCTA TTAGTCTTAGCCAGCATGATTCGTCAATGTCTATACATAGTGCTACTACATTTATTCCTCCTCCTTCAACAGCTAGATCAGTATCCATGAGAGATATGGGCACTGAAATGACTCCTATCGCTAGCCAAGAACCTTCAAGGACAGGAACTCCTGTGCGGTCAACAACACCAATTCGCAGCCCGAATTCATCCAGGCCATCAACTCCCAGCAGAGCTGTGCCAGTTTCATCTCCAGCAAATCCACCTTATGACCACTTAGATCTGAAGATGGAGTTGTCGGAGAAGGAGCTACAAATGAAAACAAGGAGAGAAATTATGGTTCTTGGGGCCCAGTTGGGTAAAACAAATATAGCTGCATGGGCTAGCAAAGAGGAGGAGGATAAAGATGCATCCACTTCACTGAAAACTGTAACACCAGAACAACCAGCTAAAAGTGTCATTGAAACCCGTGCAGCAGCATGGGAGGAGGCAGAGAAAGCCAAGTATATGGCCAG GTTCAAACgtgaagaaatgaaaattcaaGCATGGGAGAACCatcaaaaagcaaaaactGAAGCTGAGATGAGGAAAATTGAG GTTGAGGTTGAAAGGATGAGGGGGCGTGCTCACGATAAGCTCATGAATAAACTAGCCGCTGCAAGGCACAAGGCAGAAGAGAAGCGTGCAGCGGCAGAAGCCAAGAGAAACCAACAAGCTGCAAAAACTGAGCAGCAAGCAGAATATATTAGAAGAACTGGCCGCATCCCTTACTCATTTCCCTGCTGGAATTGGTGTTCCTGA
- the LOC18609904 gene encoding uncharacterized protein LOC18609904 isoform X2, with translation MDYERIQKPQGGGGFSPAKLRTMLLGVEKKRKQEEEEQEEVESSIDLRSQLSHLDDTGGSGSDSCKDVDVVSVLPECSTLTTADSMAAVQNGSERRLKDHSLGNTRNRFIEDHPGLDYDSGHDNMSVSSSSVFEFQKTERAQQRVPIGPFSKPAPSKWDDAQKWIASPTANRPKTGQGGQGVGSRKGGNFGYGRQSSTKVVVEVSDQKMVALEEPDTKRIDMNHAKKDNGLQKFVNWESNPYPIVDTYGKPVLMFENSVAESATRSVSMRDMGTEMTPIASQEPSRTGTPVRSTTPIRSPNSSRPSTPSRAVPVSSPANPPYDHLDLKMELSEKELQMKTRREIMVLGAQLGKTNIAAWASKEEEDKDASTSLKTVTPEQPAKSVIETRAAAWEEAEKAKYMARFKREEMKIQAWENHQKAKTEAEMRKIEVEVERMRGRAHDKLMNKLAAARHKAEEKRAAAEAKRNQQAAKTEQQAEYIRRTGRIPYSFPCWNWCS, from the exons ATGGATTACGAAAGAATACAAAAGCCTCAG GGAGGAGGTGGATTTTCCCCTGCCAAGCTAAGGACTATGCTGTTAGGagtagagaagaaaagaaaacaagaagaagaagaacaagaagaagTTGAATCTTCTATAGATTTAAGATCTCAACTTTCTCACCTTGATGATACAG GGGGAAGTGGTTCAGATAGTTGCAAAGATGTAGATGTGGTGAGTGTGCTTCCAGAATGTTCGACTTTGACGACAGCTGATTCGATGGCTGCTGTCCAGAATGGTAGTGAACGGAGGTTAAAGGATCATTCTTTAGGCAATACTCGAAACCGCTTCATTGAGGATCATCCTGGTTTAGATTATGATAGTGGACATGACAATATGAGTGTGTCCTCCTCGTCCGTCTTTGAGTTTCAGAAGACTGAACGGGCACAACAAAGAGTTCCCATTGGGCCGTTTTCGAAACCGGCACCTTCTAAATGGGATGATGCTCAGAAATGGATAGCTAGCCCTACTGCGAATCGGCCAAAGACAGGGCAGGGTGGACAAGGGGTGGGATCAAGAAAAGGTGGTAACTTTGGTTATGGGAGACAATCATCCACTAAGGTGGTTGTTGAAGTTTCTGATCAAAAGATGGTTGCTCTTGAAGAACCGGATACAAAACGGATTGATATGAATCATGCTAAGAAGGATAACGGGTTGCAGAAGTTTGTAAATTGGGAGAGTAATCCATACCCAATCGTGGATACATATGGGAAGCCCGTATTGATGTTTGAAAACTCTGTTGCAGAGTCAGCTA CTAGATCAGTATCCATGAGAGATATGGGCACTGAAATGACTCCTATCGCTAGCCAAGAACCTTCAAGGACAGGAACTCCTGTGCGGTCAACAACACCAATTCGCAGCCCGAATTCATCCAGGCCATCAACTCCCAGCAGAGCTGTGCCAGTTTCATCTCCAGCAAATCCACCTTATGACCACTTAGATCTGAAGATGGAGTTGTCGGAGAAGGAGCTACAAATGAAAACAAGGAGAGAAATTATGGTTCTTGGGGCCCAGTTGGGTAAAACAAATATAGCTGCATGGGCTAGCAAAGAGGAGGAGGATAAAGATGCATCCACTTCACTGAAAACTGTAACACCAGAACAACCAGCTAAAAGTGTCATTGAAACCCGTGCAGCAGCATGGGAGGAGGCAGAGAAAGCCAAGTATATGGCCAG GTTCAAACgtgaagaaatgaaaattcaaGCATGGGAGAACCatcaaaaagcaaaaactGAAGCTGAGATGAGGAAAATTGAG GTTGAGGTTGAAAGGATGAGGGGGCGTGCTCACGATAAGCTCATGAATAAACTAGCCGCTGCAAGGCACAAGGCAGAAGAGAAGCGTGCAGCGGCAGAAGCCAAGAGAAACCAACAAGCTGCAAAAACTGAGCAGCAAGCAGAATATATTAGAAGAACTGGCCGCATCCCTTACTCATTTCCCTGCTGGAATTGGTGTTCCTGA
- the LOC18609907 gene encoding pre-mRNA-processing protein 40C, protein FNSFSPCLVLKSKPLNPNHNRCLSLCLISFYLRENHFLWRFLGSCRSIRVWVHYLLLQAITASSTLTIFHTGPSPVHSFSNFTMNASSTPNFAPVTSWMPTTQSFPMSTESSGTSGTAGHPGLVPSVQMITASAAVDSPSSAVPRPGAPVSSNQAVQQQIYPTYTPLPSMASSPQGFWMQHPPMGGFPRPPFVPYPTIYPGPFPSASSGMPHPAPSSDSQPPGVSPLATSPFAPSIAIPANQSSVASGIQTGFPPQGIDNRNVGTRVEAAVNEQSDIWTAHKTDTGIVYYYNALTGESTYEKPAGFKGEPDKVPVQPTPVSVEQLAGTEWALVTTSDGKKYYYNSKTKISSWQIPSEVAELRKKQDNDVSKEHAVPVPNIDVVAEKGSTPISLSAPAVSTGGRDAMPLRTSVVPGSSSALDLIKKKLQDSGVPSSSSSSVPVMPVTAAQELNGSRAVDVKGLQSENSKDKLKDANGDGNISDSSSDSEDTDSGPSKEECIMQFKEMLKERGVAPFSKWEKELPKIVFDPRFKAIPSHSARRTLFEHYVKTRAEEERREKRAALKAAIEGFKQLLDEASEDIDHNTNYQTFKRKWGSDLRFEALDRKDRELLLTERVLPLKRAAEEKAQAIRAAAASSLKSMLKEKGDITVNSRWSRVKDSIRDDPRYKCVKHEDREVLFNEYISELKAVEEKAERKERVKKEEEEKLKERERELRKRKEREEQEMERVRLKVRRKEAVASFQALLVETIKDPQASWTESKPKLEKDPQGRAANPDLDPSDTEKLFREHIKMLFERCTHDFRALLAEVITQDAAAQETEGGKTVFNSWSTAKRLLKPDPRYSKMPRKEREALWRRYAEDMLRKQKSALDQEEEKRTDAKVRSSGDLGRFSSGSRKVHERR, encoded by the exons TTTAATTCCTTCTCCCCTTGTTTAGTTTTGAAGTCCAAACCCCTTAACCCTAACCATAACCGgtgtctctctctctgtctaaTTTCCTTCTACCTTCGCGAAAACCACTTTCTATGGAGGTTTCTCGGTAGCTGCCGAAGCATTCGTGTCTG GGTACACTACCTACTGTTACAAGCTATCACTGCATCATCTACATTAACTATATTTCACACTGGCCCATCGCCTGTCCATagcttttcaaattttacAATGAATGCATCTTCCACTCCCAATTTTGCCCCAGTAACTTCATGGATGCCCACCACTCAATCTTTTCCCATGTCTACTGAATCATCTGGAACTTCAGGGACAGCTGGACACCCTGGGTTAGTACCGTCTGTTCAGATGATTACTGCTTCTGCAGCTGTGGATTCTCCCTCTTCTGCAGTCCCTAGACCCGGTGCTCCTGTTTCATCAAATCAAGCTGTTCAGCAACAAATATATCCTACCTATACACCCCTACCTTCTATGGCTTCTTCCCCTCAGGGATTTTGGATGCAACATCCTCCAATGGGTGGCTTCCCCAGGCCTCCATTTGTTCCTTATCCTACGATTTATCCTGGACCCTTTCCTTCAGCATCAAGTGGTATGCCTCATCCAGCACCATCATCTGATTCTCAACCTCCTGGTGTTAGTCCTCTGGCAACAAGTCCATTTGCACCATCTATTGCTATTCCTGCTAACCAGTCATCGGTTGCTTCAGGAATACAGACAGGGTTCCCTCCTCAAGGAATTG ATAACAGGAATGTTGGCACCAGGGTTGAAGCTGCTGTCAATGAACAATCCGATATCTGGACTGCCCACAAGACTGATACGGGGATTGTCTATTATTACAATGCATTAACAGGAGAGTCGACTTATGAAAAACCAGCTGGATTTAAGGGGGAG CCTGACAAAGTGCCTGTGCAGCCAACTCCAGTTTCAGT GGAGCAATTGGCAGGAACAGAGTGGGCACTGGTCACCACAAGTGATGGCAAAAAATATTACTACAACAGCAAAACCAAG ATTAGTAGTTGGCAGATCCCTAGTGAAGTAGCAGAGTTGAGAAAGAAACAGGATAATGATGTTTCAAAGGAGCATGCTGTGCCAGTACCAAATATTGATGTTGTGGCGGAAAAAGGATCTACTCCAATAAGTTTGAGTGCTCCTGCTGTTAGCACAGGTGGTCGTGATGCCATGCCTTTAAGAACCTCGGTGGTGCCAGGTTCCTCATCTGCACTGGATTTAATTAAGAAGAAGTTGCAAGACTCTGGAGttccttcttcttcatcatcatctgtTCCAGTTATGCCAGTAACAGCAGCACAAGAATTAAATGGCTCAAGAGCAGTTGATGTTAAGGGCTTGCAAAGTGAGAACAGCAAAGATAAGCTAAAAGATGCTAATGGGGATGGTAACATATCTGATTCCTCTTCAGATTCTGAGGATACAGACAGTGGACCTTCTAAGGAAGAGTGTATTATGCAATTTAAG GAAATGCTCAAAGAACGGGGAGTAGCACCATTCTCAAAATGGGAAAAGGAACTGCCAAAGATAGTGTTTGATCCACGTTTTAAG GCTATTCCAAGTCATTCTGCCAGGAGGACCTTGTTTGAACACTATGTTAAGACGCGAGCTGAGGAGGAACGGCGAGAAAAACGAGCAGCTCTGAAGGCTGCAATAGAGGGATTTAAGCAGTTGCTGGATGAAGCATCAGAG GATATTGATCACAACACCAATTATCAGACTTTCAAAAGAAAGTGGGGAAGTGATCTGCGATTTGAGGCTTTGGATCGTAAGGATCGGGAGCTTCTATTAACTGAAAG GGTTCTTCCTTTAAAGAGGGCTGCTGAAGAAAAGGCTCAAGCTATTCGTGCTGCTGCTGCCTCTAGTCTTAAGTCCATGCTTAAAGAGAAAGGAGATATAACTGTTAATTCCCGTTGGTCCAGG GTGAAGGATAGCATAAGGGATGATCCGAGGTATAAATGTGTTAAGCATGAGGATAGGGAGGTTTTGTTCAATGAGTACATATCTGAACTAAAAGCTGTAGAAGAGAAAGCAGAACGAAAGGAAAGAGTGAAAAAGGAGGAAGAG GAGAAGCTGAAGGAAAGAGAGCGTGAGTTGcggaaaaggaaagagagagaagaacaAGAAATGGAAAGGGTGCGGCTAAAAGTTCGCAGGAAGGAGGCGGTTGCATCTTTTCAAGCTTTGCTTGTGGAAACAATTAAAGATCCTCAG GCATCTTGGACGGAGTCAAAGCCTAAGTTGGAAAAGGATCCTCAGGGACGTGCAGCGAATCCTGATTTAGATCCATCGGATACAGAGAAGCTCTTCCGTGAACACATAAAGATGCTGTTTGAG AGATGTACGCATGACTTCAGAGCTCTGTTAGCTGAAGTTATAACTCAAGATGCAGCTGCCCAAGAGACAGAAGGTGGGAAAACAGTCTTTAATTCATGGTCAACAGCCAAACGTCTTTTAAAGCCTGATCCCAGGTATAGCAAGATGCCGAGAAAAGAGAGGGAAGCTTTGTGGCGCCGGTATGCTGAGGATATGTTGCGGAAGCAGAAGTCGGCATTAGATCAAGAGGAAGAGAAACGCACAGATGCAAAAGTCAGAAGCTCTGGTGATTTGGGTAGATTTTCATCAGGTTCGAGGAAAGTCCATGAACGAAGGTAG